A portion of the Juglans microcarpa x Juglans regia isolate MS1-56 chromosome 1D, Jm3101_v1.0, whole genome shotgun sequence genome contains these proteins:
- the LOC121262645 gene encoding uncharacterized protein LOC121262645, whose product MATEKAYKETRGQPLKVVRRHCKWEHPPPGVFKFNVNGAIFQNQRSAGIGAVLRDCKGEVLMAISKKEQEVSDPTGVEMLAIFRGLQLSVHLGIHHLIIESDALTLVWDVLVIGTGLVILACKLKKVKVALREWNK is encoded by the exons ATGGCAACAGAGAAGGCCTACAAGGAGACGAGAGGGCAGCCTCTCAAAGTGGTGAGGCGCCACTGCAAATGGGAGCATCCTCCTCCAGGTGTGTTCAAATTCAATGTTAATGGGGCTATTTTTCAGAATCAACGTAGTGCTGGCATTGGTGCTGTTTTGAGGGACTGTAAAGGTGAAGTTCTAATGGCAATTAGTAAAAAGGAGCAAGAAGTAAGTGATCCTACAGGAGTTGAGATGCTAGCAATCTTCAGGGGCTTGCAGTTGAGTGTGCACCTGGGAATTCATCATCTCATTATCGAGAGTGATGCTTTAACCTTA GTGTGGGATGTGCTGGTGATTGGGACGGGGCTTGTCATTCTTGCTTGTAAGCTTAAAAAGGTGAAAGTGGCTCTTCGTGAATGGAATAAGTGA